The nucleotide sequence CGACGGACGCTGCTCGGCTGCTGGGGATCGTTCCAGGATCCTGAAGTGTGCAACTTCGCGTACCGGGACATGGAGGACTGGGGTCGGAAGATGTTTGTCACCCCAGGGGTCGTCGTCGATGGAAAGCTGGTGACGACGTCGCTGGTCGACATCAATCTCGGTATCCGGATCCTGCTGGGCAGCTCGTACTACGACGACTGGACTGACCAGGAAATGTTCGTGACTCACGATCCGCTGGGCAATCCCGTCGACAGGCGCCACCCCTGGAATCAGCACACCAACCCGCGCCCGCAGAAGCGGGACATGGACGATAAGTACTCGTGGGTCATGTCGCCCCGCTGGTATGACGGAAAAGATCATTTGGCGCTCGATACAGGTGGCGGCCCGCTCGCGCGGCTCTGGACCACGGCGCTCGCCGGTCTCGTGGATTGCGGCTACGTGAAGGCCACAGGCAGCAGCGTGCAGATCAATCTGCCGAAGACAGCGCTCAAGGGGCCAGTCAGCTTCGAATGGAAGATCCCGAAGCACGGATCGAACACCATCGAACGCGACCGCGCGCGCACGTACTTCCAGGCGTACGCGGCTGGATGCGCGCTGCACTTCTGCGAGAAGGCGCTGGAAGAAATCCGGGCTGGCAGAACGAAGACATGGGAGAAGTTCGAGGTCCCCGACGAGGGAATTGGATGCGGCTTCACCGAGGCTGTGCGCGGCGTGCTGAGTCATCACATGGTTATTCGTGACGGCAAGATCGCGAACTACCATCCGTACCCGCCGACACCGTGGAACGCCAATCCGCGCGACAGCTACGGAACGCCCGGTCCCTATGAGGATGCGGTGCAGGGCCAGCCGATTTTCGAGGAGAACACGCGCGAGAATTTCAAGGGGATCGACGTGATGCGGACTGTTCGCAGCTTCGATCCGTGCCTGCCCTGCGGGGTGCACATGTACCTCGGTGGCGGAAAGACACTGGAGAAGCTTCACTCTCCGACACAGTCACTGACCGGCGAGTGACGAGCACCATGACTTCCCGGGGCCCCGAACAGTGGCGGACTGCGGGTGAGCGCATTGATGCGTTGCTCGACGCGATGGCGTCGAGCGGGCCGATCGTGCGTGAGCGCGCCGAACATCTGGTCCGGGAAGTCGTCGGGCTCTACGGAGCCGCGCTCGAGCAGATACAGGCACTCGTCGGCGAGAGTGATGACAAACAGTTGCTGCGCAAGCTCGCGGACGATGACCTCGTCGCGAGTTTGCTGCTTGTCCACGGCCTTCATCCGGACGACGAGGAAACCAGGGTGCGTCGCGCGCTTGACAGCGTGCGGCCTTACCTTGGATCACACGGTGGCGACGTCGACCTCATCGGCATCGAGGACGGCGTCGTTCATCTACGCTTTCAGGGCACATGTAAGAGTTGCCCCTCCTCGACCGCCACCCTCGAACTTGCGGTGGAAGGCGCCATCAAAGCCGCTGCTCCGGAAGTGACATCGATCGAGGCGGAAACAGCCCCCGCGGGGACTGGGCAAGCTAGCGGTGGTGCTGCGGTCATCGCCCCAGATTCCCTGTTCTCGAAGGTCCACCAGCACGCGAACTGGGTTGCACTGCCTGAGCTCGCTGATCTTGCTGATGGGGAAGTTGGGGGATACGCGCTTGGTGGCACCACCGTGCTCGTGTGTCGAAGTGGCGTGGACACGTTCGCGTTCATCGACCGTTGCCCCCACTGCCTGAACTCGATGGCCGGCGCCGTGCTCCACCGCATGGCGGGCGCGAAAGCAGGTGCGGCGGTACTGAGGTGTCCA is from Hoyosella subflava DQS3-9A1 and encodes:
- a CDS encoding nickel-dependent hydrogenase large subunit is translated as MNWDPITRIVGSLGIYTKIDFKKREVVECHSTSSIFRGYSIFMKGKDPRDAHFITSRICGICGDNHATCSCYTQNMAYGVKPPHIGEWIVNLGEAAEYMFDHNIFQENLVGVDFCEKMVAETNPGVLDKANKTESPHAGEHGYKTIGDIMRSLNPFSGEFYREALAVSRSTREMFCLMEGRHVHPSTLYPGGVGTVATIQLMTDYMSRLMRYVEFMKKVVPMHDDLFDFFYDALPGYEKVGLRRTLLGCWGSFQDPEVCNFAYRDMEDWGRKMFVTPGVVVDGKLVTTSLVDINLGIRILLGSSYYDDWTDQEMFVTHDPLGNPVDRRHPWNQHTNPRPQKRDMDDKYSWVMSPRWYDGKDHLALDTGGGPLARLWTTALAGLVDCGYVKATGSSVQINLPKTALKGPVSFEWKIPKHGSNTIERDRARTYFQAYAAGCALHFCEKALEEIRAGRTKTWEKFEVPDEGIGCGFTEAVRGVLSHHMVIRDGKIANYHPYPPTPWNANPRDSYGTPGPYEDAVQGQPIFEENTRENFKGIDVMRTVRSFDPCLPCGVHMYLGGGKTLEKLHSPTQSLTGE
- a CDS encoding NifU family protein, which encodes MTSRGPEQWRTAGERIDALLDAMASSGPIVRERAEHLVREVVGLYGAALEQIQALVGESDDKQLLRKLADDDLVASLLLVHGLHPDDEETRVRRALDSVRPYLGSHGGDVDLIGIEDGVVHLRFQGTCKSCPSSTATLELAVEGAIKAAAPEVTSIEAETAPAGTGQASGGAAVIAPDSLFSKVHQHANWVALPELADLADGEVGGYALGGTTVLVCRSGVDTFAFIDRCPHCLNSMAGAVLHRMAGAKAGAAVLRCPQCRTHYDVRHAGAGMDDTSEHLTPLPVLPRNGTLSVALPAGAGQ